One Candidatus Obscuribacterales bacterium genomic window carries:
- a CDS encoding pantothenate kinase, with the protein MTPPLPCFALAIGNSRLHWLWELSPQLPITWHTSHLSREAIAYWLLHRCQAQALPNGALMVDDDRSLLCLQQPLWDGPPPLLHIASVVPTQTRLWQDLYTPVHCLSLADVPLSGLYPSLGLDRAIALWGLIAHRRSPALVIDAGTALTFTGADAHRRLVGGAILPGLALQLRSLSQQTAALPWLDAKALHQPKRWASTTETAIYSGVLHTLLAGLKDFVQAWQQDYPTSAIALTGGDAPLLYHHLQQTIPTLAQTLDLMPSLLMVGLRSLTCESMKKRN; encoded by the coding sequence ATGACTCCGCCCTTACCTTGCTTTGCCCTTGCCATCGGCAACTCTCGCCTCCACTGGCTGTGGGAACTCTCGCCCCAACTTCCCATCACTTGGCATACGTCCCATCTTTCTAGGGAAGCGATCGCCTACTGGTTACTCCACCGCTGCCAGGCTCAAGCTTTGCCAAACGGAGCCCTGATGGTGGACGACGATCGCAGCCTGCTGTGCCTCCAGCAACCGCTCTGGGACGGGCCGCCACCGCTGTTGCATATTGCATCGGTTGTCCCGACACAAACTCGATTGTGGCAAGACTTGTATACCCCCGTTCACTGCCTGAGCCTGGCAGATGTGCCCCTGAGCGGCCTCTATCCCAGCCTCGGACTCGACCGGGCTATTGCCCTCTGGGGGCTGATTGCTCACCGGCGATCGCCCGCCCTGGTCATTGATGCCGGCACCGCCCTTACCTTCACCGGAGCCGATGCTCACCGTCGCTTGGTCGGCGGCGCGATTTTACCGGGGCTGGCGTTACAACTGCGATCGCTCTCTCAGCAAACCGCCGCCCTGCCCTGGTTGGATGCCAAAGCCTTGCATCAGCCTAAGCGCTGGGCCAGCACCACCGAGACTGCCATCTACAGCGGCGTGCTCCACACCCTGCTAGCCGGTCTGAAAGACTTTGTGCAGGCTTGGCAACAGGACTATCCCACCAGTGCGATCGCTCTCACCGGCGGCGATGCGCCCCTGCTCTACCACCACCTCCAGCAAACGATCCCTACCCTTGCCCAAACCCTGGATCTCATGCCCAGCCTTCTCATGGTAGGACTGCGATCGCTGACCTGTGAGTCTATGAAGAAACGTAATTGA
- a CDS encoding type II secretion system F family protein: MPTYDVKARDSKGNPKRQKIIASSPAEARTTLREQGLYVQELSEAQGMMNFDLEQLSTALTSVSVKDKAIFSRQFAVLINAGVALVRSLGVLADQCPNPKLKKALQQINADVQQGTNLSDSMRKHPQCFDGLYVSMVQAGEVGGVLDEVMNRLAKLLEDVARLNNQIKSAMTYPVAVGFIAVVIFIGMTVFLIPIFADMFEQLGGDLPFFTKLMMAVSDFLRTPIYVVGIIVVVVAIVVSFRQYYKTRIGRETIDRISLKAPLFGDLIQKNATARFCRTFGSLSRSGVPILTALEIVRDTAGNQVISNAIDQARREVQTGGMISLALQREQVFPIMAIQMISIGEETGEIDSMLMKVADFYEDEVEQAVKALTSIMEPIMIVVLGGMVGSILVALYLPIFKIMDQIG, encoded by the coding sequence ATGCCTACTTACGACGTTAAAGCTAGAGATTCCAAGGGGAATCCAAAGCGGCAAAAGATCATTGCCAGTTCTCCTGCCGAAGCACGTACTACTCTACGAGAGCAGGGTCTTTATGTTCAGGAGCTGAGTGAAGCTCAGGGCATGATGAACTTTGACTTAGAGCAGTTGTCAACCGCTTTGACATCTGTCTCTGTCAAGGATAAAGCCATTTTTTCTCGGCAGTTTGCAGTACTCATCAATGCGGGGGTAGCCTTAGTCCGCAGTTTAGGAGTATTGGCTGACCAATGTCCCAACCCAAAACTCAAAAAAGCGCTGCAGCAAATTAATGCGGATGTCCAACAGGGGACGAACCTGTCGGACTCGATGCGTAAGCATCCCCAATGTTTTGATGGTCTGTACGTCAGTATGGTGCAGGCGGGTGAAGTAGGGGGGGTCTTGGATGAAGTGATGAATCGCCTCGCCAAACTGCTGGAAGACGTTGCCCGGTTGAATAACCAAATTAAATCGGCGATGACCTATCCGGTGGCGGTGGGGTTCATTGCTGTGGTCATTTTCATCGGTATGACCGTCTTCTTGATCCCGATTTTTGCCGATATGTTCGAACAGTTGGGTGGGGACTTGCCCTTCTTTACCAAACTCATGATGGCGGTTAGCGACTTTTTGCGCACGCCCATTTATGTAGTCGGCATTATTGTGGTGGTGGTAGCCATTGTGGTGTCATTCCGCCAATATTACAAAACCCGCATCGGTCGTGAAACCATCGATCGCATCTCCTTGAAAGCGCCTCTGTTCGGCGACTTGATTCAAAAAAATGCCACCGCTCGTTTTTGCCGGACCTTTGGGTCGTTGTCGCGATCGGGGGTGCCGATCTTGACGGCGCTAGAAATTGTCCGCGATACCGCTGGCAACCAGGTGATTTCCAATGCCATTGACCAAGCGCGGCGAGAGGTGCAAACTGGCGGCATGATTAGCTTGGCTCTGCAGCGAGAGCAGGTTTTCCCTATCATGGCTATTCAGATGATTAGTATTGGGGAAGAAACTGGAGAAATTGATTCCATGCTCATGAAGGTAGCAGACTTCTATGAAGATGAGGTGGAACAAGCCGTGAAGGCGCTCACCAGTATCATGGAACCGATCATGATTGTGGTTTTGGGGGGGATGGTTGGCTCCATTCTTGTGGCGCTGTACCTACCGATCTTTAAGATCATGGATCAGATTGGCTAG
- the proC gene encoding pyrroline-5-carboxylate reductase gives FTAVAAQLTSCHPDQVVLSILAGVPLQRLEAAFPGQPVIRAMPNTPATVGAGITAIALGQHTTSVHRDQAHQIFQAVGEVVDVPESLMDAVTGLSGSGPGYVAVIIEALIDGGVAVGLPRATATQLALQTLRGTAELLKTTGLHPAELKDRVTSPGGTTIAGIAQLEQAGVRSALIKAVQAAHQRSQDLGRSS, from the coding sequence TTTACCGCCGTAGCTGCTCAGCTAACGTCCTGTCATCCCGATCAAGTTGTGCTATCGATTCTGGCAGGGGTACCCCTCCAGCGTTTAGAAGCAGCTTTTCCAGGACAGCCGGTGATTCGGGCTATGCCTAATACTCCTGCAACGGTGGGCGCTGGCATCACCGCGATCGCCCTTGGACAACACACTACATCCGTCCATCGTGATCAGGCCCACCAAATTTTTCAAGCCGTGGGCGAGGTGGTGGACGTGCCCGAATCGCTGATGGATGCCGTGACGGGATTGTCCGGCTCGGGGCCAGGGTATGTAGCGGTGATCATAGAAGCGCTGATCGATGGCGGCGTGGCCGTTGGCCTACCCCGTGCCACCGCCACCCAGCTTGCTCTGCAAACGCTACGCGGTACGGCCGAGTTGCTGAAAACCACGGGTTTACATCCAGCAGAACTGAAAGATCGGGTGACTAGCCCCGGCGGTACAACTATTGCCGGCATTGCTCAACTCGAACAGGCAGGCGTGCGATCGGCTCTGATCAAAGCGGTGCAGGCTGCCCACCAGCGATCGCAAGATCTTGGACGTTCGAGTTAG
- a CDS encoding type IV pilus twitching motility protein PilT: MDLMIEDLMEQLVEMGGSDLHLSAGLPPYFRISGHLTPIGDEPLTSEQCQRLIFSMLNNNQRKMLEQNWELDCSYGVKGLARFRVNVYKDRGTYAACLRALSSKIPSFDKLGLPDVVREMAEKPRGLVLVTGPTGSGKTTTLAAMIDLINRTRAEHILTVEDPIEFVYEPIKSLIHQRQLGEDTKSFANALRAALREDPDIILVGEMRDLETISLAISAAETGHLVFGTLHTSSAAQTVDRMIDVFPSERQTQVRVQLSNSLVAVFSQTLVARKNPKPNEFGRIMAQEIMIVTPAISNLIREGKTSQIYSAIQTGGKLGMVTLEKVLADLYKAGSITFESAMSNTSRSDELQRLIGPVAGTPSGKNAYANR, encoded by the coding sequence ATGGATCTAATGATTGAAGATCTGATGGAACAACTGGTAGAAATGGGAGGCTCAGATTTACACCTCTCCGCTGGTCTACCACCTTACTTCCGGATTAGCGGACACCTCACCCCTATTGGCGATGAGCCCCTGACCTCTGAGCAATGTCAGCGACTCATCTTCAGTATGTTAAACAACAACCAGCGGAAAATGCTGGAGCAAAACTGGGAATTAGACTGCTCCTATGGGGTGAAAGGCTTGGCTCGATTCCGGGTCAATGTGTACAAAGATCGAGGCACCTATGCAGCCTGTCTACGGGCCCTCAGCTCTAAAATTCCTAGCTTTGACAAATTAGGCCTGCCCGATGTGGTGCGGGAAATGGCTGAAAAGCCTCGGGGGTTAGTGTTGGTCACGGGGCCCACCGGGTCGGGGAAAACCACCACCCTGGCTGCCATGATTGACCTGATCAATCGCACGCGGGCAGAGCATATTCTCACCGTAGAAGACCCGATTGAGTTTGTCTACGAACCCATCAAGAGCCTGATTCACCAACGGCAGCTTGGGGAAGATACTAAGAGTTTTGCCAATGCGTTAAGAGCAGCCCTGCGGGAAGATCCAGATATCATTCTGGTGGGTGAAATGCGGGACTTGGAAACGATTTCCCTCGCCATTTCGGCAGCAGAAACCGGTCACCTTGTGTTCGGTACCTTGCACACCAGCTCCGCTGCTCAAACCGTTGATCGGATGATCGACGTCTTTCCTTCAGAGCGCCAAACCCAGGTACGGGTGCAGCTATCCAACTCCCTAGTTGCTGTTTTCAGCCAAACCCTGGTGGCCCGTAAAAATCCAAAACCCAATGAATTTGGGCGGATTATGGCTCAGGAAATCATGATTGTGACTCCAGCTATCTCCAACCTGATTCGGGAAGGTAAAACCTCTCAGATTTACTCGGCCATTCAAACCGGCGGGAAACTTGGGATGGTCACCTTGGAAAAAGTTTTAGCCGATCTTTACAAAGCGGGCAGTATTACCTTCGAATCTGCGATGTCGAATACATCTCGCTCTGATGAGCTGCAACGGTTGATTGGCCCAGTCGCCGGTACTCCCAGCGGCAAGAATGCTTACGCGAATCGCTAA
- a CDS encoding GspE/PulE family protein, which translates to MANSSSRRALVVQHNFSPFSNKLVQSGYADTDQMQQALVESRKSGRPLTDVLEVITGKRLPPDLIRQYKKQQLFELKILYGVESLDPEISQISTSQVATLIDNLIPVDVCRRYQLIPLSRNDEEPPSVLIAMVNPDDLGAQDDLNRILRPQGLALQRMVITNEDYQRIISKYLDEKVEQDKQRERESKVDVKSDLEELEYLELEEDLGDAEANLDDALQDAEAAPVIALVNKILVKALQEEVSDIHIEPQEEHLRIRFRKDGVLRQAFDPLPKKIIAAVTARFKIIASLDIAERRLPQDGRIRRIFDGRKVDFRVNTLPSRYGEKVCARILDNSSTQLGLDKLITDPDSLHIVQEMVARPFGLILVTGPTGSGKTTTLYSALAERNDPGVNISTAEDPIEYSLPGLTQVQVIREKGMDFASILRAFLRQDPDVILVGETRDRETAKTAIEAALTGHLVLTTLHTNDAASAIARLDEMGVEPFMVSSSLIGVLAQRLMRRVCFECRIPYTPTPEDLARFGLSVARDSDFTFYRANSLQPDEIQAARERNELCSTCSGIGYKGRSGVYEIMRITENLQTLITQGAPTERIKEVAVEEGMQTLLAYSLNLVRQGATTLEEVERVTFTDTGLESELKAKRKTSLTCRVCSAELKAEWLDCPYCTTPRFQD; encoded by the coding sequence ATGGCTAATTCCTCGTCGCGGCGTGCCCTAGTCGTCCAGCATAATTTCTCTCCCTTCAGCAACAAACTGGTTCAATCTGGCTATGCAGATACCGACCAAATGCAGCAGGCATTGGTCGAAAGCCGCAAGTCTGGACGGCCTTTGACTGATGTTTTAGAGGTGATCACCGGCAAACGACTGCCTCCCGATCTCATTCGTCAGTATAAGAAACAGCAGCTTTTTGAGCTGAAGATTCTCTACGGCGTTGAGTCCCTCGACCCTGAAATTAGCCAAATTTCTACGAGTCAAGTTGCGACGTTGATTGATAACCTGATTCCCGTTGACGTGTGTCGGCGCTATCAGCTTATCCCCCTCTCTAGAAACGATGAGGAGCCGCCTTCTGTCCTCATTGCCATGGTTAATCCTGATGACCTTGGTGCCCAGGATGACCTCAACCGGATTCTGCGCCCCCAGGGCTTAGCCCTGCAGCGTATGGTGATCACCAATGAAGATTACCAGCGCATCATCTCCAAATATTTAGACGAGAAGGTTGAGCAAGACAAGCAGCGCGAGCGCGAGTCCAAGGTTGACGTTAAGTCTGATCTAGAAGAGCTTGAATATCTTGAACTAGAAGAAGATCTCGGCGATGCTGAAGCCAACCTAGACGATGCTCTCCAGGATGCAGAAGCTGCTCCGGTTATTGCCTTGGTTAACAAAATCTTGGTCAAAGCGCTGCAGGAAGAGGTCTCCGATATTCACATCGAACCTCAGGAAGAGCATCTGCGTATCCGCTTCCGCAAAGATGGGGTGTTGCGTCAAGCCTTCGATCCGCTGCCGAAGAAGATTATTGCTGCCGTCACCGCCCGGTTTAAAATCATCGCCAGCCTTGATATTGCCGAGCGCCGCTTGCCTCAGGATGGAAGGATTCGCCGTATCTTTGATGGACGGAAAGTAGATTTCCGGGTCAACACGCTTCCCAGTCGCTACGGGGAAAAGGTGTGTGCCCGGATTCTGGATAACTCCTCAACCCAACTCGGGCTCGATAAGCTGATCACCGATCCTGATAGCCTACACATCGTTCAAGAGATGGTAGCGCGTCCCTTCGGGCTGATCTTGGTGACGGGGCCCACCGGTTCCGGGAAAACCACCACGCTGTACTCTGCCCTAGCGGAACGAAACGACCCTGGTGTCAACATTAGTACCGCGGAAGACCCGATTGAATATTCCCTGCCTGGGCTAACTCAGGTGCAGGTGATTCGGGAAAAAGGCATGGACTTTGCTTCCATTCTGCGTGCCTTCCTGCGTCAAGATCCTGATGTGATTCTGGTGGGTGAGACCCGTGACCGAGAAACGGCGAAAACAGCTATTGAGGCTGCCTTGACTGGACACTTGGTATTAACCACCCTGCACACCAACGATGCTGCCAGTGCGATCGCTCGTCTAGATGAAATGGGCGTAGAGCCGTTCATGGTGTCTAGCTCCCTCATCGGTGTATTGGCTCAGCGTCTGATGCGCCGCGTTTGTTTTGAATGCCGCATTCCCTATACGCCCACGCCAGAAGATCTGGCTCGCTTTGGACTAAGCGTTGCCCGGGACTCAGATTTCACCTTCTATCGGGCTAACAGCCTCCAGCCGGACGAAATTCAGGCAGCTCGGGAACGGAATGAACTGTGCTCAACTTGCAGCGGCATTGGCTATAAAGGACGATCCGGGGTTTATGAGATTATGCGCATTACCGAAAATCTGCAAACCCTGATTACGCAAGGAGCCCCCACCGAGCGTATTAAGGAAGTTGCCGTGGAAGAAGGAATGCAAACCCTACTGGCCTATAGCCTCAACCTCGTGCGACAAGGGGCGACGACCCTCGAAGAAGTAGAACGGGTCACCTTCACCGACACCGGCTTAGAGTCTGAACTGAAGGCGAAACGCAAAACCTCACTTACCTGTCGAGTATGTAGCGCCGAACTTAAAGCAGAGTGGCTCGACTGTCCCTACTGCACGACCCCTCGATTCCAAGACTAG